A window of the Pseudomonas gozinkensis genome harbors these coding sequences:
- a CDS encoding RrF2 family transcriptional regulator, which translates to MSLYSAGVEYGIHCLAFLVGSGGDSREASVRDLAELQGVPLDYLAKIFTKLAKGKLVESTGGVRGGFTLARPADEITLLDIVNAIDGRKNIFECRDIRGRCALFDGSPPDWALEGTCSIHAAMMTAQKRMEEALAQQTILDIARKVGRKAPTGFNSQVEDWMQDRREKKTGGAGIPLTDISD; encoded by the coding sequence ATGTCGCTTTACAGTGCGGGGGTCGAGTACGGCATTCATTGCCTGGCCTTTCTGGTGGGTAGCGGCGGTGACAGTCGTGAAGCCAGCGTGCGTGACCTGGCAGAGCTGCAAGGGGTGCCGCTGGATTACCTGGCGAAGATCTTCACCAAACTGGCCAAGGGCAAACTGGTGGAGTCCACTGGCGGTGTGCGCGGCGGCTTCACCCTGGCGCGTCCGGCGGATGAAATCACCCTGCTCGACATCGTCAATGCCATCGACGGTCGCAAGAACATTTTTGAATGCCGGGACATTCGCGGACGCTGCGCGCTGTTCGACGGCTCCCCGCCCGACTGGGCGTTGGAGGGCACCTGCTCGATTCACGCCGCGATGATGACTGCGCAAAAACGCATGGAAGAAGCCCTCGCTCAACAGACGATTCTCGACATCGCCAGAAAGGTCGGGCGCAAGGCGCCGACAGGGTTCAACAGCCAGGTGGAAGACTGGATGCAGGATCGCCGGGAAAAGAAGACCGGTGGCGCCGGCATTCCACTCACCGACATCTCGGACTGA
- a CDS encoding DUF2188 domain-containing protein, translating to MSMAMLNKMHMNGYDVLSVNNGPWRVCTQGDRLASFASREEALAYAAALPGYKSRARGRKSG from the coding sequence ATGAGCATGGCGATGCTGAACAAAATGCACATGAATGGCTACGACGTACTCAGCGTGAACAACGGCCCGTGGCGGGTCTGCACGCAGGGCGACCGGCTCGCATCGTTTGCCAGTCGCGAGGAAGCGCTGGCGTACGCCGCCGCGCTGCCGGGGTACAAAAGCCGCGCACGCGGTCGCAAGTCAGGCTGA
- a CDS encoding NUDIX hydrolase, which translates to MKVRATVICEQDRHILLVRKPRCRWTLPGGTVEPGETRAQAAARELREETGLESDDMLYLMELLAGSTRHHVYEASVLNIDQVRPLNEIVDCLWHPLDTVQNLNVSDATLSIVRAFQRRL; encoded by the coding sequence ATGAAAGTACGAGCAACCGTCATCTGCGAGCAGGATCGACATATTCTCCTGGTGCGCAAACCCAGGTGCCGCTGGACACTTCCGGGGGGCACCGTCGAACCGGGAGAAACTCGCGCGCAAGCCGCCGCCCGCGAGCTTCGGGAAGAAACCGGGCTGGAAAGCGATGACATGCTCTACCTGATGGAATTGCTGGCCGGCAGCACCCGCCACCACGTCTACGAGGCGTCAGTGCTGAACATTGATCAGGTTCGGCCGCTGAATGAAATCGTCGACTGTCTCTGGCACCCGCTCGATACGGTGCAGAATCTGAACGTCAGTGACGCCACGCTGAGCATCGTCCGCGCCTTTCAGCGACGTCTTTGA
- a CDS encoding DUF1652 domain-containing protein, with amino-acid sequence MIAITDICRIVESGFSPLYCDCIETAQGLLQIKVYEPDSGRVNLLLNGVSPEHLVTIRDISNFIGELRTEMSAGRRAFAG; translated from the coding sequence ATGATTGCCATAACCGACATTTGCCGCATCGTCGAATCCGGCTTTTCGCCGCTGTATTGCGATTGCATCGAAACGGCGCAGGGACTCTTGCAGATCAAGGTTTACGAACCCGACAGCGGGCGTGTCAACCTGTTGCTCAACGGGGTTTCCCCGGAGCATCTGGTCACCATTCGTGACATCTCCAATTTCATCGGTGAATTGCGCACTGAGATGAGTGCCGGACGCCGGGCGTTCGCCGGCTGA
- a CDS encoding polysaccharide deacetylase family protein: protein MTQWFKLFCAMAVAVGLAGCIAAPIEMTAKTEARLKAQAPVRFLLTFDDGPSASSFFNPTDTVLDSLKDNPLQPGIKAVFFVQTRAPRAGNSEIGRRVMRREYAEGHILGFHTATHWHTNHRLLDPDELETTLTNGSADIATITGAPPTLLRPPFWNYDKRTFAAYQQHHMQVLLTDLSANDGKIWGFNASPRRRANMLRQLSEVRERIALGELPTVDGVIPVVVTFHDLNRYTARHTREYLQILLDSAAATGVQLADKPFYDDRAALEKAALARTVGESSKPVNLPGIWNWIWDHDAH, encoded by the coding sequence ATGACACAGTGGTTCAAGCTTTTCTGCGCGATGGCGGTGGCCGTCGGGTTGGCCGGGTGCATCGCCGCTCCCATCGAAATGACCGCGAAGACCGAAGCCCGGCTCAAGGCCCAGGCACCCGTGCGGTTTCTGTTGACCTTCGATGACGGCCCCAGCGCTTCCAGTTTTTTCAATCCCACCGACACCGTGCTCGACAGCCTCAAGGACAACCCGCTGCAGCCGGGGATTAAAGCGGTGTTCTTCGTCCAGACCCGCGCGCCTCGGGCGGGCAACAGCGAGATCGGCCGTCGGGTCATGCGCCGCGAGTACGCTGAAGGGCATATTCTGGGCTTTCACACCGCCACCCATTGGCACACCAATCATCGATTGCTCGACCCGGATGAGCTCGAAACCACGTTGACCAACGGCTCGGCGGACATCGCGACAATCACCGGCGCGCCGCCGACGTTATTGCGCCCACCCTTCTGGAACTACGACAAACGCACCTTTGCTGCCTATCAGCAGCACCATATGCAGGTATTACTGACCGACTTGAGCGCCAACGACGGCAAGATCTGGGGCTTCAACGCCAGCCCCCGGCGGCGGGCGAACATGCTGCGTCAATTGTCGGAAGTCCGCGAACGGATTGCCCTTGGCGAGTTGCCAACGGTGGACGGGGTAATTCCGGTGGTGGTGACCTTCCATGACCTCAACCGCTACACCGCCCGCCACACCCGCGAGTACTTGCAGATTCTGCTCGACAGCGCCGCCGCCACCGGCGTTCAACTGGCGGACAAACCGTTCTATGACGATCGCGCAGCGCTGGAAAAAGCCGCGCTGGCACGCACGGTGGGCGAGTCGTCGAAACCGGTGAACCTGCCGGGGATCTGGAACTGGATCTGGGATCACGACGCCCACTGA
- a CDS encoding ABC transporter substrate-binding protein yields MKLSRFLRAALTGALFSTPLTYAAEPLVLHVGDQNYYNIRASIEASGVLKDAPYTVDWKHFQAAAPLAEALQTGSLDLGFLGDSGFLFLAAKQAPVKLIGVSRQNPDTIALLVPKDSPVKTIEDLKGKKVAYWPGAWSQQLTLRALEQGGLPENYVDFVKLMPIDAAAALPQGSIDAFPVWEPYISQQIVFSGARPILTAKNLMPGLSAIAASAPSIDSKREAIADFLGRLKQARAWVDSHTDEYADLWAKKANLDQQVSRHWLRQAHMTVGPVDQQAAADLQSTADFLFKVKALPAPLATAGIIDSSFQQALAR; encoded by the coding sequence ATGAAGCTCTCCCGTTTCCTACGCGCCGCGTTGACCGGCGCACTGTTTTCCACGCCATTGACCTACGCTGCCGAACCCTTGGTCCTGCATGTCGGCGACCAGAATTACTACAACATCCGCGCGTCCATAGAAGCGTCCGGCGTGCTAAAGGACGCGCCTTACACGGTTGACTGGAAACATTTCCAGGCCGCTGCACCATTGGCCGAGGCGTTGCAGACCGGGTCGCTGGATCTGGGTTTCCTTGGGGATTCGGGATTTCTGTTTCTGGCGGCCAAGCAGGCGCCGGTGAAGCTGATCGGTGTCTCGCGACAGAACCCGGACACCATCGCCCTGTTGGTGCCCAAGGATTCTCCGGTGAAAACCATCGAGGACCTTAAAGGCAAGAAAGTCGCCTACTGGCCGGGCGCCTGGAGTCAGCAGTTGACCTTGCGCGCGCTGGAGCAGGGCGGTTTGCCGGAGAATTACGTCGACTTCGTCAAACTGATGCCGATTGATGCCGCGGCGGCGCTACCGCAAGGCAGCATCGATGCGTTCCCGGTCTGGGAACCCTACATTTCCCAGCAGATCGTGTTCTCCGGCGCGCGACCGATTCTCACGGCGAAAAACCTGATGCCGGGCCTGAGCGCCATCGCCGCGTCCGCGCCGTCCATCGACAGCAAGCGTGAAGCGATCGCCGATTTCCTCGGGCGCCTGAAGCAGGCCCGGGCCTGGGTCGATAGCCACACCGACGAATACGCCGACCTGTGGGCAAAGAAAGCCAATCTCGATCAGCAGGTTTCGCGGCACTGGTTGCGCCAGGCGCACATGACGGTCGGCCCGGTGGATCAGCAGGCCGCCGCTGACCTGCAAAGCACCGCCGACTTTCTGTTCAAGGTCAAGGCGCTGCCGGCTCCGCTGGCCACGGCGGGGATCATCGACAGCTCGTTTCAACAGGCGCTGGCACGCTGA
- a CDS encoding aliphatic sulfonate ABC transporter substrate-binding protein gives MKSLLPFSRVKTLLAACAVALSLQPLAHAAEAPPAEVHLDYAYYSPVSLALKHLGYLEKALPQSKVSWVLSQGSNRSLEYLNSGGVDFASSASLAAVLSRANGSPIKSVYVYSRAEWTALVVRKDSPIQSVADLKGKKIAATKGTDPYLFTLRTLQQAGLKKDDVELVHLQHPDGRTALEKGDVDAWAGLDPHMAASQVQAGSRLLYRNRDFNSYGVVSVTEQYARQHPQTIDTVIKAYEQAREWSVKNPDELAQLLASESGLPLDVAKLQLSRTDLSSPQLTAKDVLASKAAAPILVSEELVRRGVNVDQVIDQLIDTGFQQAAAAQ, from the coding sequence ATGAAATCCCTCTTACCGTTTTCCCGCGTCAAAACGCTGCTCGCGGCCTGTGCAGTGGCCCTGAGCCTGCAACCGCTCGCCCACGCCGCCGAAGCGCCGCCCGCCGAAGTGCACCTGGATTACGCCTATTACTCGCCGGTCAGCCTGGCGCTGAAACATCTGGGCTATCTGGAAAAAGCCCTGCCCCAGAGCAAAGTCAGCTGGGTGCTGAGCCAGGGCAGCAACCGCTCGCTGGAATACCTCAACAGCGGCGGCGTGGATTTCGCCTCGTCGGCCAGCCTCGCTGCCGTGCTCAGCCGGGCCAATGGCAGCCCGATCAAATCGGTCTACGTCTACAGCCGCGCCGAATGGACTGCGCTGGTGGTGCGCAAGGACTCGCCGATCCAGTCCGTCGCCGACCTCAAGGGCAAGAAAATCGCCGCCACCAAGGGCACCGATCCGTACCTGTTCACCCTGCGCACCCTGCAACAGGCCGGGCTGAAAAAGGACGACGTGGAACTGGTGCACCTGCAACACCCGGACGGCCGCACCGCACTGGAGAAAGGCGATGTCGACGCCTGGGCCGGCCTCGATCCGCACATGGCCGCCAGTCAGGTGCAGGCCGGTTCGCGCCTGCTGTACCGCAATCGCGACTTCAACAGCTATGGCGTGGTCAGCGTCACCGAGCAATACGCCAGGCAACACCCGCAAACCATCGACACCGTGATCAAGGCCTATGAACAGGCTCGCGAGTGGTCGGTGAAGAACCCCGACGAACTGGCCCAATTGCTCGCCAGTGAATCCGGCTTGCCGCTGGACGTGGCCAAACTGCAACTGTCGCGCACTGACCTGAGCAGCCCGCAACTGACGGCCAAGGACGTACTGGCTTCGAAAGCGGCCGCGCCGATTCTGGTCTCCGAAGAACTGGTGCGCCGTGGGGTGAATGTCGATCAGGTCATCGATCAGTTGATCGACACCGGTTTCCAGCAAGCCGCCGCCGCCCAGTAA
- a CDS encoding ABC transporter permease produces the protein MSNDLPARLAAPASHRQALRLNPLWRRRLKGLALPLLIVIALEFIVRIGWLPSYQMPAPSEIALTLTDLAEGALWKHIGASLIRVLLGFAIGASLALVFAAWVGLSREAEAYLEPTFAALRSIPSLAWVPLLLLWLGIDETSKIVLIAIGAFFPVYVNVVAAIRNIDRKLVEVGHIYGFSPLQLVRRILLPAALPGLFTGLRSGMSLSWMFLVAAELIAATKGLGYLLSDGRETSRPDIVLAAIIVLALLGKLSDGLLAVLERRWLIWRDAFTGQGSKD, from the coding sequence ATGAGCAACGACTTGCCCGCCCGCCTCGCCGCGCCGGCATCACACCGACAAGCCTTGCGGTTGAATCCGCTCTGGCGCCGGCGTCTCAAGGGCCTGGCCCTGCCGCTGCTGATCGTGATTGCCCTGGAATTCATCGTACGCATCGGCTGGCTGCCGTCCTACCAGATGCCCGCGCCGAGCGAGATCGCCCTGACCCTCACCGACCTGGCCGAAGGCGCCTTGTGGAAACACATCGGCGCCAGCCTGATTCGCGTACTGCTGGGGTTTGCCATCGGCGCGAGTCTGGCGCTGGTGTTCGCCGCATGGGTCGGCCTTAGCCGCGAAGCCGAGGCCTATCTGGAACCGACTTTCGCCGCGCTGCGCTCGATTCCCAGCCTGGCCTGGGTACCGCTGTTGCTGCTGTGGCTGGGGATCGACGAGACCTCGAAAATCGTCCTGATCGCCATCGGCGCTTTCTTTCCGGTGTACGTCAACGTGGTCGCGGCGATCCGCAACATCGACCGCAAACTGGTGGAAGTCGGGCACATCTACGGTTTCAGCCCGCTGCAACTGGTGCGACGGATTCTGCTGCCCGCCGCCCTGCCCGGCCTGTTCACCGGATTACGCAGCGGCATGAGCCTGTCGTGGATGTTTCTGGTGGCGGCCGAACTGATCGCCGCGACCAAGGGGCTGGGTTACCTGCTCAGTGACGGTCGCGAAACGTCGCGGCCGGACATCGTGCTGGCCGCGATCATCGTCCTCGCGCTGCTGGGCAAACTCAGCGACGGCCTGTTGGCCGTGCTGGAACGCCGCTGGCTGATCTGGCGCGACGCCTTCACCGGCCAGGGCAGCAAGGATTGA
- a CDS encoding SOS response-associated peptidase, translating into MCGRLSQYRGIHDFVAVLSIPDALINHVGDAPLAHYNAAPTTSLAILHQHQQRLYAENLRWGWRPHWAKDRAAPINARVEKVAHGPFFRAIWRHRLIVPVDNWFEWVDGPDKSRQPWLIRRADHQPVFCAAIGQFPTPGEPPREDDGFVIITANSEGGLLDVHDRRPIVLRTDCVHEWLDPATPPERAEQMLLFEAQASEAFQWHKVGKAVGNSRNQGEELIVPVA; encoded by the coding sequence ATGTGCGGAAGACTGTCGCAATACCGCGGCATCCACGATTTCGTCGCGGTGCTGAGCATTCCCGATGCGCTGATCAATCACGTCGGCGACGCGCCGCTGGCGCATTACAACGCTGCGCCCACGACGTCACTGGCGATCCTTCATCAGCACCAACAACGTTTGTACGCCGAGAATCTGCGCTGGGGCTGGCGCCCGCACTGGGCCAAGGATCGCGCCGCGCCAATCAACGCGCGGGTGGAAAAAGTCGCCCACGGGCCGTTCTTTCGAGCGATCTGGCGTCATCGGCTGATCGTGCCGGTCGACAACTGGTTCGAGTGGGTCGACGGGCCCGACAAGAGCCGACAACCGTGGCTGATTCGTCGCGCCGATCATCAACCGGTTTTCTGCGCCGCCATCGGCCAGTTTCCGACACCCGGTGAACCTCCACGGGAAGACGACGGCTTCGTCATCATCACCGCCAACAGCGAAGGGGGCTTGCTCGATGTCCATGACCGACGCCCCATCGTGCTCCGCACTGATTGCGTGCACGAGTGGCTCGATCCCGCCACGCCCCCGGAGCGTGCCGAGCAGATGCTGCTGTTCGAGGCCCAAGCCAGCGAAGCATTCCAGTGGCACAAAGTCGGCAAAGCGGTGGGCAACTCCCGCAATCAGGGCGAAGAACTGATTGTGCCGGTAGCGTAA
- a CDS encoding AzlD domain-containing protein, whose product MVWAVIIGMGILVFLNRYVFLEPRLPVRLSSNARQFLGFAVPGMLTAICGPIVFMPDKQLNLQWDNPYLLSSLVAIGLVIYTRNTLLSMLLSMAFFFLLRWWL is encoded by the coding sequence ATGGTCTGGGCAGTGATTATCGGCATGGGAATTCTGGTGTTCCTCAACCGTTACGTGTTCCTCGAACCACGTTTGCCGGTGCGCCTGAGCAGCAACGCGCGGCAGTTTCTCGGTTTTGCCGTGCCGGGCATGTTGACCGCGATTTGCGGGCCGATTGTGTTCATGCCGGACAAACAGCTGAATCTGCAATGGGATAACCCTTATCTGCTGAGTTCGTTAGTGGCAATCGGGCTGGTGATTTACACACGCAATACGTTGCTCAGCATGCTATTGAGCATGGCGTTCTTCTTTCTATTGCGCTGGTGGCTTTAA
- a CDS encoding AzlC family ABC transporter permease: MSDSLMPRSAFLRGAAAIMPLSLATAPWGLLAGSMAIEANLTPLQGQGLSSIVFAGAAQLVAIGMLKGGAGIFSILLTTLLLTSQHLLYGMSMRHVISPLPGRWRIGLGFLLTDELFALTSQHDRQQFNRWYALGVGLTFYIAWNLFTLAGIVLGSSIPGLEHLGLDFSIAATFIALITPVVRNVPTVVCVAVSLFCSVLFSYWQWGSALVLSGLAGMTAGFICNKLYRERT, translated from the coding sequence ATGTCTGACTCATTAATGCCGCGCAGTGCCTTTCTTCGCGGAGCCGCGGCGATCATGCCGTTATCCCTGGCAACCGCGCCTTGGGGGCTGCTGGCCGGCTCCATGGCGATCGAAGCCAACCTCACACCGCTGCAAGGGCAGGGCCTGTCGAGCATCGTGTTCGCCGGCGCTGCGCAATTGGTGGCAATCGGCATGCTCAAGGGCGGCGCAGGGATTTTCTCGATTCTGCTGACCACGCTGCTGCTGACTTCGCAGCATTTGCTTTACGGCATGAGCATGCGCCACGTGATTTCGCCGTTGCCGGGTCGCTGGCGTATTGGCCTGGGCTTTTTGCTCACCGATGAGCTGTTTGCCCTGACCAGTCAGCATGATCGGCAGCAGTTCAACCGCTGGTACGCCCTGGGCGTCGGCCTGACGTTCTACATCGCCTGGAACCTCTTCACCCTGGCCGGCATTGTGCTCGGCAGCAGCATCCCGGGGCTTGAACACCTGGGGCTGGACTTCTCGATTGCCGCCACTTTCATCGCCCTGATCACCCCGGTGGTGCGCAATGTGCCGACGGTGGTCTGCGTGGCGGTGTCGCTGTTCTGCTCGGTGTTGTTCAGTTACTGGCAATGGGGTTCGGCGCTGGTGCTGTCGGGTCTTGCCGGCATGACCGCCGGGTTTATCTGCAACAAGCTGTATCGGGAGCGCACATGA
- a CDS encoding DUF2784 domain-containing protein, with translation MLYRIAADGLVLFHLLFILFVLFGGLLVLKWPRLVWLHLPAAAWGVAVEVLHLTCPLTYWENLMRHAAGQTEYAGGFIEHYVWPIIYPAGLTPQIQLLLGSVVLVVNLLVYGRLIRRWKLRRAARIPF, from the coding sequence ATGCTGTATCGAATAGCCGCCGACGGGCTGGTGCTGTTTCATTTGCTGTTCATTCTGTTCGTGTTGTTCGGCGGGCTGCTGGTGCTCAAGTGGCCGCGGCTGGTCTGGCTGCATTTGCCGGCGGCGGCCTGGGGTGTGGCGGTCGAGGTGTTGCACCTGACCTGTCCGCTGACCTATTGGGAAAACCTGATGCGCCACGCTGCCGGGCAGACCGAATACGCGGGTGGTTTCATCGAACATTACGTCTGGCCGATCATCTACCCGGCCGGGCTGACGCCGCAGATTCAGTTGCTGCTGGGCAGCGTAGTGCTGGTGGTCAACCTGCTGGTCTACGGGCGCCTGATTCGCCGCTGGAAACTGCGTCGCGCCGCGCGCATTCCGTTCTAG
- a CDS encoding DUF3087 domain-containing protein codes for MFEIQPIDAITYRQQTRRSTLIIAVLFLVLAMAFSTAAVALFGEPGGDNLRFNVGGVFGAFLLTAALLRGRFWNQTWMAPAVYGWRLKRSLMSVTNVMHQVTAAVEKGDPVAMKVLRFYHLGLTQMHELDGNSSDHAQLHREVEAHKARMEALGLDTDQTRLDPAWLETLKAR; via the coding sequence ATGTTCGAGATTCAACCGATCGATGCCATCACTTATCGCCAGCAGACCCGGCGCAGCACGCTGATCATCGCGGTGCTGTTTCTGGTGCTGGCGATGGCGTTTTCGACGGCGGCGGTGGCGCTGTTCGGCGAGCCGGGCGGGGATAATCTGCGGTTCAATGTCGGCGGGGTGTTTGGCGCATTTCTGCTGACGGCGGCGTTGCTGCGCGGGCGTTTCTGGAATCAGACCTGGATGGCTCCGGCGGTGTACGGCTGGCGGCTCAAGCGCAGCCTGATGAGCGTCACCAACGTGATGCATCAGGTGACGGCGGCGGTGGAGAAGGGTGATCCGGTGGCGATGAAGGTATTGCGCTTCTATCACCTGGGGCTGACCCAGATGCATGAACTGGACGGCAACTCCAGCGATCACGCGCAATTGCACCGGGAAGTCGAAGCGCACAAGGCGCGGATGGAGGCGCTCGGTCTGGACACCGATCAGACGCGCCTCGATCCGGCCTGGCTGGAAACCTTGAAAGCGCGCTAG
- the ppnN gene encoding nucleotide 5'-monophosphate nucleosidase PpnN, protein MTQRHVINASVSPKGSLETLSQREVQQLSQAGTGSTYTLFRQCALAILNTGAHVDNAKTILEAYKDFEIRIHQQDRGVRLELLNAPADAFVDGEMIASTREMLFSALRDIVYTENELDALSIDLSTSQGISDYVFHLLRNARTLRPGVEPKIVVCWGGHSINTEEYKYTKKVGHELGLRSLDICTGCGPGVMKGPMKGATIAHAKQRIHGGRYLGLTEPGIIAAEAPNPIVNELVILPDIEKRLEAFVRVGHGIIIFPGGAGTAEEFLYLLGILMHPDNAGLPFPVILTGPKHAAPYLEQLDAFVTATLGEAAKKHYEIIIDDPAEVARQMTAGLKAVKQFRRERADAFHFNWLLKIDEGFQRPFDPTHENMANLKLHRDQPPHELAANLRRAFSGIVAGNVKDKGIRLIEEHGPYQIRGDAAIMQPLDLLLKAFVAQHRMKLPGGAAYVPCYRVVS, encoded by the coding sequence ATGACCCAACGACACGTAATCAATGCCTCGGTCAGCCCAAAAGGCAGCCTCGAAACCCTTTCCCAGCGTGAAGTTCAGCAACTGAGCCAGGCCGGAACCGGCAGCACCTACACCCTCTTTCGCCAGTGCGCCCTGGCAATCCTCAATACTGGCGCCCATGTCGACAACGCAAAAACCATTCTTGAAGCCTATAAAGACTTCGAGATCCGCATCCACCAGCAGGATCGCGGCGTGCGCCTGGAACTGCTGAACGCTCCGGCCGACGCCTTCGTCGACGGCGAAATGATCGCCAGCACCCGGGAAATGCTGTTCAGCGCCCTGCGCGACATCGTCTACACCGAGAACGAACTCGATGCCTTGAGCATCGACCTCAGCACCTCCCAGGGCATCAGCGACTACGTCTTCCACCTGCTGCGCAACGCGCGCACCCTGCGTCCGGGCGTCGAACCGAAAATCGTCGTGTGCTGGGGCGGCCACTCGATCAACACCGAAGAATACAAATACACCAAGAAAGTCGGCCACGAACTGGGCCTGCGCAGCCTCGACATCTGCACCGGCTGCGGTCCCGGCGTGATGAAAGGCCCGATGAAAGGCGCGACCATCGCCCACGCCAAGCAACGTATTCACGGTGGCCGTTACCTCGGTCTGACCGAGCCGGGCATCATCGCCGCCGAAGCGCCGAACCCGATCGTCAACGAGCTGGTGATCCTGCCGGACATCGAAAAACGCCTGGAAGCCTTCGTCCGCGTCGGCCACGGCATCATCATCTTCCCGGGCGGCGCCGGCACCGCCGAAGAGTTCCTGTACCTGCTGGGCATCCTGATGCACCCGGACAACGCCGGCCTGCCGTTCCCGGTGATCCTGACCGGGCCGAAACATGCCGCGCCGTACCTGGAACAACTGGACGCCTTCGTCACCGCCACCCTCGGCGAAGCGGCGAAAAAGCACTACGAAATCATCATCGACGATCCGGCCGAAGTGGCCCGGCAGATGACGGCGGGCCTCAAGGCTGTGAAGCAGTTCCGCCGCGAACGCGCCGACGCGTTCCACTTCAACTGGCTGCTGAAGATCGACGAAGGCTTCCAGCGCCCGTTCGACCCGACTCACGAAAACATGGCCAACCTCAAGCTGCACCGTGACCAGCCGCCCCATGAACTGGCGGCCAACCTGCGCCGCGCGTTCTCCGGGATCGTCGCCGGCAACGTCAAGGACAAGGGCATCCGCCTGATCGAAGAACACGGCCCGTATCAGATCCGTGGCGACGCCGCGATCATGCAGCCGCTGGATCTGCTGCTCAAAGCCTTCGTCGCCCAGCACCGGATGAAACTGCCGGGCGGCGCGGCGTATGTGCCGTGCTATCGCGTAGTGTCCTGA
- a CDS encoding response regulator, which yields MDHINHILIVDDDREIRELVGNYLTKNGLRSTVVADGRQMRSFLEANTVDLIVLDIMLPGDDGLVLCRELRAGKHKAIPILMLTARDDQTDRILGLEMGADDYLTKPFAARELLARINAVLRRTRMLPPNLLITETGRLLAFGRWRLDTTARHLLDEDNTMVALSGAEYRLLRVFLDHPQRVLSRDQLLNLTQGRDADLFDRSIDLLVSRLRQRLLDDSREPTYIKTVRNEGYVFSFAVEMLAES from the coding sequence ATGGATCACATCAACCACATCCTGATCGTCGACGATGACCGCGAGATCCGCGAGCTGGTCGGCAATTACCTGACCAAGAACGGCCTGCGCAGCACCGTGGTCGCCGACGGCCGGCAGATGCGCAGCTTTCTGGAAGCCAACACCGTCGACCTGATCGTGCTCGACATCATGCTCCCCGGCGATGACGGGCTGGTGCTGTGCCGCGAGTTGCGCGCCGGCAAGCACAAGGCGATCCCGATCCTGATGCTCACCGCCCGCGACGACCAGACCGACCGCATCCTCGGCCTGGAAATGGGCGCCGACGATTACCTGACCAAACCCTTCGCTGCCCGCGAACTGCTGGCGCGGATCAACGCCGTGCTGCGCCGCACGCGAATGCTGCCGCCCAATCTGCTGATCACCGAAACCGGGCGTCTGCTCGCGTTCGGCCGCTGGCGCCTGGACACCACCGCCCGCCACCTGCTCGATGAAGACAACACCATGGTTGCCCTCAGCGGCGCCGAGTATCGCTTGCTCCGGGTGTTTCTCGACCACCCACAACGGGTGCTCAGCCGCGACCAGTTGCTCAATCTGACTCAGGGTCGCGACGCCGACCTGTTCGACCGCTCCATCGATTTGCTGGTCAGCCGCCTGCGTCAGCGTCTGCTGGACGACTCCCGCGAGCCGACCTACATCAAGACCGTGCGCAACGAGGGGTATGTTTTCTCCTTCGCCGTGGAGATGCTCGCCGAATCCTGA